The Edaphobacter sp. 12200R-103 genome contains a region encoding:
- a CDS encoding sugar-binding domain-containing protein: protein MVVHSFSGNEEQISRDFGSAAAFLLESFIKAGQLIGISSWSGALLEMINHMHPSRDGQGMLVVQILGGLGNPAPDSCHIPRAEASRPSSEAPRFCFLLRAL from the coding sequence TCCTTCTCCGGCAATGAAGAGCAGATCTCGCGCGATTTTGGGTCGGCCGCCGCATTTCTGCTCGAATCCTTCATCAAAGCGGGCCAACTTATCGGCATCTCGTCCTGGAGCGGAGCTCTGCTCGAGATGATCAACCACATGCATCCCTCTCGGGATGGTCAGGGTATGCTTGTCGTACAAATCCTCGGTGGTCTTGGCAATCCTGCCCCAGACTCATGCCACATACCTCGCGCAGAGGCATCTCGGCCCTCATCGGAGGCTCCCCGGTTCTGCTTCCTGCTCCGGGCATTATGA
- a CDS encoding sugar-binding domain-containing protein, which produces MREPYARDAVKLFDRLDTVLVGISALEPSRPLLNSGNVFSAAERSTLASKGAIGDICLQYFKTEGYNIPTPLTERVIGIKLSQLKRVKNVIGWRQAQDCRHSRGIRRPLDQHPCRRSSCREICARCEDMTLKAIWPAVLISYIYILQIFWRDYEPQRDAEGGRSSVG; this is translated from the coding sequence ATGCGCGAACCCTATGCTCGCGATGCTGTCAAACTCTTTGATCGACTCGACACCGTGCTCGTCGGGATCAGCGCACTCGAGCCTTCCCGTCCCCTGCTGAACAGTGGAAACGTCTTCTCTGCAGCGGAGCGTTCGACCCTTGCTTCTAAAGGCGCTATCGGCGACATCTGCCTGCAGTACTTCAAGACCGAAGGTTATAACATTCCTACTCCACTTACAGAAAGAGTCATTGGTATCAAACTTTCTCAACTAAAGCGAGTGAAGAACGTTATAGGCTGGCGGCAGGCGCAAGATTGCCGGCATTCGAGAGGCATTCGCAGGCCGTTGGATCAACATCCTTGTCGCCGATCGAGCTGCCGTGAGATCTGTGCTCGATGCGAAGACATGACATTAAAGGCAATATGGCCTGCAGTGTTGATCAGTTACATCTATATATTGCAAATTTTCTGGAGAGATTATGAACCGCAGAGAGATGCTGAAGGTGGGAGGAGCAGCGTTGGTTAG
- a CDS encoding DUF5060 domain-containing protein — protein MNRREMLKVGGAALVSTATNRMEGAQPSSHSSARVERWDLFEQSFSGPQGGNPFLDIWTRAVFRKGNREVSVDGFYDGNGTYKIRFMPDEPGMWSFVTDSNAAELKGKKGLFECTAAQGDNHGPVHVRDSYHFGYADGTPYFPFGTTCYAWVHQTEELQRQTIESLKTGPFNKIRMCIFPKWYQYNHGVPPRFPFPRNGEANDYTHFNVDFFRHIESCIQQLRAIHVEADLILFHPYDHWGFQAMPPDVDDRYLRYVIARFAAYRNVWWSLANEFDLMRKKTNADWDRYARIVTETDSYAHLRSIHYSHAPYDYSRVWCTHAGVQDYAFDKAAQWRMEWRKPVIFDECMYEGNINSRWGNLSGEEMTRRFWLCVVAGAYGGHGETYVSHDEIENDKAILWWSHGGTLKGSSPERIAFLRKLLEEIGAQGGGRIGFEATEPVYYLSARRNGNEAILWYFDFHQPSYYDFTLPENARFRAELVDPWEMTRKTMDGTFAGKSRISLPGKPYQAIIFHKI, from the coding sequence ATGAACCGCAGAGAGATGCTGAAGGTGGGAGGAGCAGCGTTGGTTAGTACGGCGACAAATCGAATGGAGGGAGCCCAACCGAGCTCGCATTCATCCGCACGAGTAGAACGGTGGGATCTTTTTGAGCAGTCGTTCTCTGGACCGCAAGGTGGGAATCCATTTTTGGATATATGGACGCGCGCAGTCTTCCGCAAGGGGAACCGTGAAGTTTCAGTAGATGGCTTTTATGACGGCAACGGCACCTATAAGATTCGTTTCATGCCGGATGAGCCAGGCATGTGGAGCTTCGTAACCGATAGCAATGCTGCAGAATTGAAGGGTAAAAAAGGTCTCTTCGAGTGCACGGCTGCCCAGGGCGATAACCATGGTCCCGTCCACGTGCGCGATTCCTACCATTTCGGCTATGCAGATGGAACTCCGTACTTTCCATTTGGAACCACATGTTATGCATGGGTGCACCAGACAGAGGAGTTGCAGCGTCAGACGATTGAGTCTCTAAAGACCGGGCCTTTCAACAAGATCCGCATGTGTATCTTCCCAAAGTGGTATCAGTACAATCACGGAGTTCCTCCACGCTTCCCATTTCCTCGTAATGGCGAGGCCAATGACTATACCCATTTCAACGTGGATTTCTTTAGGCATATCGAAAGTTGCATTCAACAATTGCGCGCCATTCATGTTGAAGCGGATCTGATCTTGTTTCACCCCTACGATCATTGGGGCTTTCAGGCGATGCCTCCCGATGTAGATGATCGCTATCTAAGATATGTGATCGCGCGGTTTGCTGCTTATCGAAATGTCTGGTGGTCTCTGGCAAATGAGTTTGACTTGATGCGAAAAAAGACCAATGCCGATTGGGACCGCTACGCTCGCATCGTGACCGAGACCGATTCCTACGCGCACCTACGGTCGATTCACTATAGCCACGCACCTTATGATTATTCACGTGTTTGGTGTACACACGCTGGTGTGCAGGACTACGCTTTTGATAAAGCTGCGCAGTGGAGAATGGAATGGCGCAAGCCAGTCATTTTCGATGAGTGTATGTATGAGGGAAATATAAACTCTCGCTGGGGCAATCTGTCAGGCGAGGAGATGACCCGCCGATTCTGGCTATGTGTTGTTGCCGGTGCCTATGGAGGGCATGGAGAGACTTATGTTAGCCATGACGAGATCGAGAACGATAAGGCGATTCTCTGGTGGTCGCACGGGGGTACCCTCAAAGGGTCAAGCCCGGAGCGGATCGCGTTCTTGCGTAAGTTGCTGGAAGAAATCGGCGCTCAAGGTGGCGGACGCATCGGGTTTGAAGCTACAGAACCGGTGTATTACCTCTCAGCAAGGCGAAATGGCAACGAAGCGATTCTCTGGTATTTCGACTTCCATCAGCCCAGTTACTACGACTTCACTCTTCCCGAGAACGCAAGGTTCAGAGCGGAATTGGTTGATCCATGGGAGATGACCAGAAAAACGATGGACGGTACCTTCGCTGGGAAAAGCAGGATTAGCCTACCCGGAAAACCATACCAGGCCATTATCTTTCACAAAATCTAA
- a CDS encoding aldo/keto reductase, with protein MLPLYEAAAIKPAVVQVESHPYLPETELFEFCKEEGIVLLAFAPLGHGIRPGLLEDPVVLSVASQVAKTPAQVLLAWAVQRGTAVLTTPKSAERARENFNIAPLPQDAFEEINRIQTRQRLNRVVQTGVPGFIPSVR; from the coding sequence TTGCTGCCGCTCTACGAAGCAGCGGCTATCAAACCCGCTGTCGTCCAGGTGGAGTCGCATCCTTATCTTCCCGAGACAGAACTCTTCGAGTTCTGCAAGGAGGAGGGGATTGTGCTTCTCGCCTTTGCGCCGCTTGGGCATGGGATAAGGCCGGGGCTGCTTGAGGACCCGGTGGTTCTATCGGTTGCGTCACAGGTTGCGAAGACACCTGCCCAGGTGTTGCTGGCGTGGGCAGTGCAGCGCGGCACCGCCGTGCTGACGACGCCCAAGAGTGCGGAACGTGCGAGGGAGAACTTCAATATTGCTCCTCTTCCCCAAGATGCGTTCGAAGAGATCAACCGGATCCAGACCCGACAGAGGCTCAATCGGGTGGTCCAGACGGGCGTACCTGGATTTATTCCGTCGGTTAGATAA
- a CDS encoding MOSC and FAD-binding oxidoreductase domain-containing protein: MATLVSVNVGMPHDVAWQGRIVRTGIWKMPVRGKVTARRLNLDGDGQGDLAGHGGEQRAVMVYQLDSYRYWQAQLQLGELEYGQFGENFTVDGLGDDQVCIGDRYRIGTALFEVTQPRVTCYRLGIRMQNPQMPALVVSGKRPGFYFRVLEEGEVAAGDEIVKVADGPERLTVAEVDGLLYLPGHSRESLNRAIRIPALSQGWKTSFEALLHADDQSGNPGLAAPAPPLAWSGFRALRVSEKKRESVDVVSLIFESEEGVPLPAFHAGQFLVFKLQPERDESPTLRSYSLSGGEDLGKYRISVKLAGGEGSRFFHEHLGVGDLVSVSAPRGSFLLEQKNDPVVFLSAGIGATPVLAMLHALSAQSAQREIWWCYGARNGKEHPFAMEVRSLLGNLAGAHSLIAYSRPGDGDRLGEDYDVRGRLHCELLQDRNVPQSSNFYLCGPSAFLTEFTAALRAWGIPDARIHSEIFSTVSAITPGIANAVLPRAHSPQGEIGTGPKVFFSRSGLSVPWDAKYGNLLAFAEACDVPVRWACRAGVCHTCESGLIDGQIAYSPEPLDRPAAGNLLICCSAPVTEIEIDL; encoded by the coding sequence ATGGCCACTCTTGTCTCAGTGAATGTCGGTATGCCCCACGATGTTGCGTGGCAAGGCAGGATCGTGCGGACCGGAATATGGAAGATGCCTGTTCGCGGTAAGGTGACGGCACGTCGTCTGAATTTGGATGGAGATGGGCAAGGCGATCTTGCGGGGCACGGCGGAGAACAACGCGCCGTGATGGTATATCAGCTTGACTCGTATCGCTACTGGCAGGCGCAGCTTCAACTAGGCGAGCTTGAGTATGGTCAGTTCGGAGAGAACTTTACGGTCGACGGCCTCGGGGATGATCAGGTTTGTATTGGAGACCGTTACCGAATTGGCACCGCGCTGTTCGAGGTCACGCAGCCGAGAGTGACCTGTTACCGGCTTGGCATACGCATGCAGAATCCGCAGATGCCAGCACTGGTGGTCTCCGGGAAACGACCTGGGTTTTATTTTCGTGTGCTTGAAGAGGGAGAGGTCGCAGCTGGGGATGAGATCGTAAAGGTCGCGGACGGGCCAGAGAGACTTACGGTAGCGGAGGTGGATGGTTTGCTTTATCTGCCGGGGCACTCCCGTGAATCGTTGAACAGGGCAATCAGAATTCCGGCGCTCAGTCAAGGGTGGAAGACGTCGTTCGAAGCATTGTTGCATGCAGACGATCAGAGCGGGAATCCTGGTCTTGCTGCGCCGGCGCCGCCGCTTGCATGGAGCGGATTCCGCGCATTGCGCGTATCTGAAAAAAAACGCGAAAGCGTGGACGTAGTCTCTTTGATCTTCGAGTCTGAAGAGGGAGTGCCGCTGCCCGCATTTCATGCAGGACAGTTTCTTGTCTTCAAACTGCAGCCTGAGAGGGATGAGTCTCCCACCCTCCGGAGCTATTCCTTGTCGGGCGGCGAAGACCTGGGCAAGTACCGCATCAGCGTAAAGCTTGCCGGTGGAGAGGGGAGCCGGTTTTTTCATGAGCATCTTGGTGTGGGCGATCTGGTGTCGGTCAGCGCACCGCGAGGCAGCTTTCTGCTCGAGCAGAAGAATGATCCTGTTGTTTTCTTGAGTGCGGGAATCGGCGCGACTCCTGTACTCGCTATGCTTCATGCACTCTCTGCGCAATCCGCACAGCGCGAGATATGGTGGTGCTATGGGGCGCGCAATGGAAAAGAACATCCGTTCGCTATGGAGGTTCGGAGTTTGCTGGGCAATCTGGCTGGTGCGCATTCGCTGATTGCTTACAGTCGACCTGGCGATGGGGACCGTCTGGGTGAGGATTATGATGTGCGGGGTCGACTCCATTGCGAGCTGCTACAAGACCGCAACGTACCGCAGTCGTCTAATTTTTATCTATGCGGCCCTTCCGCTTTTCTAACGGAATTCACCGCGGCACTCCGAGCCTGGGGAATTCCCGATGCGCGGATTCATTCGGAGATCTTCAGTACAGTTTCCGCGATTACGCCTGGAATTGCGAACGCGGTCCTTCCGCGTGCACATTCGCCTCAAGGAGAAATCGGAACCGGGCCGAAGGTCTTCTTCAGCCGCAGCGGTCTCTCTGTGCCATGGGATGCAAAGTACGGTAACTTGCTTGCGTTTGCTGAAGCCTGCGATGTACCTGTCCGGTGGGCATGCCGCGCAGGGGTTTGCCACACCTGCGAGTCAGGACTGATTGATGGACAAATTGCTTACTCGCCTGAGCCGCTCGACCGTCCGGCGGCAGGTAATCTTTTGATTTGTTGTTCAGCTCCTGTTACAGAGATCGAGATCGATCTGTAG
- a CDS encoding redoxin domain-containing protein yields the protein MRSDIISGGVFPDYELPDHTNTPRKLSQLQDRDPMILTLARGHYCPKEHQQHLDLAAFYPKIAVGYTQIVTISTDDHHTLQEFRASIGAQWTFLSDPGRTVQKDLEIEEYTDPEHNPMIPHTLVLKPGLVVHSVYNGYWFWGRPSISDLWRDLRVVTREIRPDWDLSAPGLREAWDSGDTSQFHGWNKDANAMDGVI from the coding sequence ATGCGCTCTGACATCATTTCTGGAGGCGTATTTCCTGACTACGAGCTTCCCGACCATACGAACACGCCGCGCAAGCTCAGTCAGTTGCAGGACCGCGATCCAATGATCCTCACATTGGCGCGTGGCCACTACTGTCCGAAGGAGCACCAGCAGCATCTGGATCTTGCAGCTTTCTATCCGAAGATCGCTGTTGGGTATACGCAGATCGTAACGATCTCGACAGACGACCATCACACGCTGCAGGAGTTTCGTGCTTCTATTGGCGCACAGTGGACGTTTCTTTCCGATCCTGGCCGCACAGTGCAAAAAGATCTCGAAATTGAAGAATATACGGACCCCGAGCATAACCCGATGATTCCGCATACGCTGGTGCTAAAGCCGGGCCTCGTGGTCCATAGTGTCTACAATGGGTATTGGTTTTGGGGTCGCCCATCGATCTCAGATCTGTGGCGCGACCTGCGCGTCGTAACCCGTGAGATACGGCCCGACTGGGATCTGAGTGCTCCTGGATTACGGGAGGCCTGGGACTCTGGTGATACCTCGCAATTTCATGGATGGAACAAGGATGCCAACGCAATGGACGGAGTCATTTGA
- a CDS encoding YncE family protein, which translates to MHVWPSTDRPPARPAQRKIGEVTKERPHAISGGFDLRDATTSPDGRVVIASHSGYQPHGLVVIDTRTQKEIQHIDLKTVWLGMTWTPDGHTLFIPGGNATGIKKIENSAAPIYEFQYKNGRLELT; encoded by the coding sequence ATGCATGTTTGGCCTTCCACCGATAGACCGCCGGCACGACCAGCGCAACGCAAGATCGGAGAGGTCACCAAGGAACGACCGCACGCCATCTCCGGCGGCTTTGATCTTCGGGATGCAACCACATCGCCTGACGGGAGGGTTGTTATTGCCAGCCATTCTGGCTATCAACCGCATGGTCTTGTCGTCATCGACACCAGGACGCAAAAAGAGATTCAGCACATCGATCTCAAGACGGTGTGGCTCGGCATGACCTGGACTCCCGATGGCCACACGCTCTTTATCCCTGGCGGCAATGCTACGGGCATAAAGAAGATTGAAAACTCAGCAGCGCCTATCTATGAGTTTCAATACAAGAACGGACGGTTAGAACTAACGTAA
- a CDS encoding GH92 family glycosyl hydrolase, which produces MRQRRFLLHALSILFMLPPAWFPCAIAQAAVSSKPDGVDYTRNVDPFIGVDWGGNTFVGSTVPFGMLKVGPDMETFDGRRSGFGYSSHGVILGFSHLHLSGAQGKYGNILVAPVTGTLNITDIKSPRTDEVAKPGYYASTLNRYNVRVELTSSRRVGFHRYTFIKGGDSHITVNLAHALGLGTGRESQNFVGAEAHVLSNREIQGVARFRGGWNMGGEYRVYFSMMLDTPATTVQTWTGASLSSDHDATVAENKPIGATFNLHTHPGQVVQAKVGISFISAEQARKNIQSEVPAWSFEAVRHANNALWNAELGKLQLSGETDKQRRELYTAMYHIMMMPVDRTGENPLWTSSEPYYDDFQAIWDTYRTSNPLLGMISPDRERDIVRSLIDVYRYTGYMPDARVGNDNGRTQGGSNANVVVADAYMKGITGIDYKTALEAMIHDAEVPPKNAQKEGRGGLKDYNEHGYITTADERAGSRIVEYSYDDFAIAEVACGLGEKEQAARALARTHNFENLWDPDMQVMGFKGFLRPRNPDGSWAAPYLVVRGTWPDFMYEGDIWTYSLYAPQDMKHLIEMAGGPKQFNSRLDFIFSRGHFDIANEPGFLMPLLYNYSGRPDKSADIVHLLLEKAFSDTRSGIPGNDDSGAMSSWLLFQTLGIFPVAGQDVYLISSPSVPTTSLSLGNGKRLRIEAKNFDPSGLNRYVQSATLNGQELKTNWFRHAQIKDGGTLVLTLGSAPSVWGTTTPPPSLSDEGARMCVAIPASKPNRPNN; this is translated from the coding sequence ATGCGTCAACGACGTTTTCTCCTTCATGCTCTTTCCATACTGTTTATGCTGCCCCCGGCATGGTTTCCATGTGCGATTGCACAAGCAGCAGTCAGCAGTAAACCCGACGGTGTAGATTACACGCGCAATGTAGATCCCTTTATCGGTGTTGATTGGGGAGGCAATACCTTTGTCGGATCGACTGTTCCATTCGGCATGCTCAAGGTGGGTCCTGATATGGAGACCTTTGACGGACGCCGCTCGGGATTCGGTTATTCAAGCCACGGCGTCATTCTCGGCTTCTCTCACCTGCACCTCAGCGGAGCGCAAGGTAAGTACGGCAACATTCTTGTTGCTCCTGTCACCGGCACGCTCAATATTACCGATATCAAGTCTCCTCGCACGGATGAGGTCGCTAAACCCGGTTACTACGCATCCACACTCAATCGCTACAACGTGCGCGTGGAACTTACCAGCAGCCGCCGGGTGGGTTTTCATCGCTACACCTTCATCAAGGGAGGAGATTCGCACATCACGGTCAACCTCGCACATGCCCTGGGACTTGGCACTGGACGTGAATCGCAGAACTTTGTCGGAGCCGAAGCGCACGTTCTCTCGAACCGCGAGATTCAGGGTGTAGCGCGCTTCCGCGGAGGATGGAATATGGGAGGCGAGTATCGCGTGTACTTCAGTATGATGCTCGATACTCCTGCAACGACTGTGCAGACATGGACAGGCGCCTCTCTGTCTTCAGATCATGATGCCACCGTTGCCGAGAACAAACCCATTGGCGCTACCTTCAATCTTCACACGCATCCGGGACAGGTGGTGCAGGCGAAGGTCGGTATCTCTTTCATCAGCGCAGAGCAAGCTCGCAAGAACATTCAGTCCGAGGTTCCCGCGTGGAGCTTTGAGGCTGTGCGTCACGCGAACAATGCTCTGTGGAACGCGGAGCTGGGCAAGCTGCAACTCAGCGGTGAGACAGACAAGCAGAGACGTGAGCTTTATACTGCGATGTATCACATCATGATGATGCCGGTGGATCGTACCGGAGAGAATCCGCTCTGGACATCGAGTGAGCCCTATTATGATGATTTCCAGGCGATCTGGGACACCTATCGTACATCGAACCCTTTGCTGGGAATGATTTCTCCTGATCGTGAGCGCGACATTGTCCGTTCGCTGATCGATGTCTATCGCTATACCGGCTACATGCCTGACGCACGTGTCGGCAATGACAATGGACGCACGCAGGGTGGCTCGAACGCAAACGTCGTCGTGGCCGATGCATACATGAAAGGCATCACCGGCATCGACTACAAGACCGCTCTGGAAGCGATGATTCATGATGCCGAAGTACCTCCGAAGAATGCGCAGAAAGAAGGCCGCGGAGGTCTGAAGGATTACAACGAACATGGCTACATCACCACAGCGGATGAACGTGCGGGCTCGCGTATCGTGGAATATTCCTACGACGATTTTGCGATTGCCGAGGTGGCCTGCGGTCTTGGAGAGAAGGAGCAGGCTGCGCGTGCACTGGCTCGCACACACAACTTCGAAAACCTGTGGGACCCGGATATGCAGGTGATGGGCTTCAAAGGCTTTCTCCGCCCGCGCAATCCCGACGGTTCGTGGGCTGCACCGTATCTTGTTGTGCGCGGCACTTGGCCTGACTTTATGTACGAAGGAGATATCTGGACTTACTCGCTCTATGCCCCGCAGGACATGAAGCATCTGATCGAGATGGCGGGTGGGCCGAAGCAGTTCAACAGTCGTCTGGACTTCATCTTCAGCCGTGGCCACTTCGACATTGCGAACGAGCCCGGCTTCCTGATGCCACTTCTTTACAACTACAGCGGGCGGCCGGACAAAAGTGCGGATATCGTGCATCTCCTGCTGGAAAAGGCCTTCAGCGATACACGCTCCGGCATTCCGGGCAACGATGATTCAGGCGCCATGTCGAGCTGGCTGCTCTTCCAGACGCTGGGCATCTTTCCAGTAGCAGGACAGGACGTATATCTCATCAGCTCGCCCTCTGTACCGACTACCTCGTTATCGCTGGGTAATGGAAAGCGCCTTCGTATTGAGGCTAAAAACTTTGATCCAAGCGGCCTGAACCGATATGTTCAATCGGCGACGCTCAATGGGCAGGAGCTGAAGACGAACTGGTTCCGTCATGCGCAGATCAAAGACGGAGGCACGCTCGTACTGACACTTGGCTCTGCTCCTTCAGTGTGGGGAACGACAACACCTCCACCTTCACTGAGCGATGAAGGTGCAAGAATGTGCGTGGCGATCCCTGCAAGCAAACCGAACCGTCCGAACAACTAA